The window GAATTCCCATCGAAGGGGCAGCAATTCGGATAGTCACTAATCCTGAGAGTCGAGAGGAAGTACCGGACACAAAAAGCATGGCTGAAATACATAATGCCGTGATACTCAAGGAAAACGGTCAGGGTGACTACCGAGCAACGTTTGAACTTTCCACCGAAGGCACATTGACCTTGGTGATGGATGTACGGACTGTTGATGGCCGTCACGCAGATTTTACTTTCAGCACAGTGCCGGAGTCTGCCGGACTTACTTTTGTACAATCTTCTGCAGCGGAAACAGGCGGTGCGGAGGGTGATATCGCGTACTATACCTGTTCTATGCATCCTTCCGTTCGGTCCAATGACCCCGGTACCTGTCCCATCTGCGCCATGGATTTGGTGCCTGTGACCCGTGAAGAGGCAGAAACAGGTATGGTGATCGTCGATGCGCGAAGGCGTCAGCTTATTGGAGTCAAGACCGGTGAGGTGAAACGGCAAGATCTGGTCCAGACTATTCGCGCCATTGGAAAAGTAACCTATGACGAGGCCCGCCTCACAGATGTCAGCCTGAAGTTCAGTGGATGGATTGGGGAGATATTCGCCGACTATACCGGAAAGTTTGTCCGACAAGGGGAGCCGTTGTTTACTATTTATAGTCCTGAATTGCTTACGGCACAGAATGAGTATCTGGATGGGTATAAACGCTCAAGGGATAAAGGTGCGGAACGAAACGGGATTCTCAAAGCAGCTCATACCCGTCTCCTTCTCTGGGATCTCACAGAGGATCAGATTACGGGACTGCGACAGGCAGGTCAAGCTTCCGAATATGTTCCCATCCTTTCTCCGGCTAGCGGTGTTGTTGTGATAAAGCACGTGGTCAGGGGTAGTCGAATAGACGCAGGAAAAATGTTCTATCGGATTGCCGACCTAGCCACCGTCTGGGTGGAAGCCGATGTGTACGAATATGAGCTTCCCCTTGTAAGAGCAGGACAGGAGGCAATAATTACCCTTTCTTATCTTCCTGAGTGGAGGGAGAAAGGGAGAATAACATATGTTTATCCTTACCTCGATCCCAAGACGCGCACGGCACGATTCAGAATGGAAGTACCCAATCCCGACGGGACATTGAAGCCGGAAATGTACGCCAATGTAGAGCTGCAGATTCCCTTGGGTGAACGGCTTACAGTCCCGGAAGGCGCGGTCATCTACGCCGGGGACACAAGACTTGTATTCGTGGACAGAGGAGAGGGGCGTCTTGAACCTGTTAGAATAAAAGTGGGTGTAAAAAACAAGGATGTTTTTGAGGTCCTGGAAGGTCTCCAGGAGGGGGAAACGGTCGTTACATCAGCCAATTTTCTCATAGCCGCGGAGAGCAAGATGAAAGCGGCGGTGGCGAAATGGTAGACCGCAATGAAAATCCGTCTCGCAACGGCATCGTTGGGCGCATCATTGCTACCAGTGCACGCAATCCTTTTCTCACGTTCATCACCGTAATGGCGATGGCGTTGTGGGGTTATTACTCGCTGCGGAATATCCCCCTGGATGCCATACCCGACCTTTCAGACGTCCAAGTCATCGTTTTTACAGAATGGTCCGGAAGAAGCCCTGACCTGGTAGAGGATCAAATCACCTATCCGGTTGCCACAACCCTACTCGCAGCCCCCAATGTAGATTTTGTTCGCGGTCAGTCATTCATGGGACTTTCCTTTGTTTACGTGATCTTTGAAGACGGCACGGACATGTATTGGGCCCGCAGCCGTGTCCTGGAATATCTAAACTCGGCCCTTGGGAAACTACCTGAGGGGGTGATTCCCACCATTGGACCAGACGCAACGGGAGTGGGCTGGGTGTTCCAATATGCCCTCGTGGACCGTTCCGGCAAACACGATCTCTCTGAACTGAGAACAGTTCAAGATTGGTATCTGCGATATTGGCTTGAGAGCGTGAAGGGGGTGGCGGAGGTGGCCTCGGTAGGGGGATTCGTAAAACAGTATCAGGTTAATCTTGATCCGAACAAGGTGCTCGCGTTCAACATCCCGATCCAGAAGATCATTCAGGCAATTCGACGCTCCAATAACGACGTGGGAGGACGAGTTATTGAAATTGCCGGTCACGAGCAATTCATCCGGGGCAGAGGCTACATCAAGTCGAAAGAAGACTTGGAGGATATCCCACTTATGGTGAGCGAGTCCGGGATTCCGGTAACTTTGCGAGACGTGGCGACCATCCAGTTGGGTCCGGACATGCGGAGAGGTCTGGCTGAACTGAACGGTGACGGAGAAACGGTTGGTGGCATCGTTGTCATGAGATACGGCGAAAACGCCCTGAAGGTGATCAACAACGTGAAAAAGCGATTGGAGGAAGTCCAAGTGTCACTGCCAGAGGGCGTTGAACTTGTCATCGTTTATGACCGGTCAGATCTTATTCTGCGGTCCATTGAAACCCTGAAAAGGACACTCCTTGAAGAGATGATTGTCGTCAGTGTTGTTATTGCAGTCTTTCTGATGCACGCCCGCTCCGCACTGGTTCCCATTGTTACCCTGCCCATAGCCGTGCTACTGGCATTCATTCCCATGGTAGCCCAGAACCTGACGGCGAATATCATGTCGTTGGGAGGTATTGCCGTGGCTATCGGAGCTATGGTGGATGCATCCATCATCATTATTGAAAACATTCACAAAAAGCTTGAGGCATGGAAATCTGAGGGGGGAGCGGAAGATCGCACGTCCGTAATCATAAGGGCTATGCAGGAGGTAGGTCCCAGTGTTTTCTTCTCATTGCTGGTGATTACCGTTTCTTTTCTTCCGGTGTTCACGCTTGAACATACCGAAGGACGGCTGTTCAAACCGCTCGCTTTCACTAAGACCTATTCCATGGCTTTTGCAAGTATCCTGGCGATTACTCTGACACCAGCCCTAGCCGTTATGGTGATCCGCGGAAAGATTCGGAGTGAAAAACAAAACCCCCTGAACCGCTGGCTTATTGCCATGTATGCACCCATCGTCAGGTTTGTAGTAAGGCATCGGCTCTCTGTAATCGCTGTCACGGTTCTGATTACGATTTTCACGATACCTGCTTTTTTCCGTCTGGGAAATGAATTCATGCCACCTCTGAACGAAGGCTCTATTCTCTATATGCCCACGGCCGTGCCGGGAATGTCCATCACGGAAGCGGGGACAATCCTTCAATCCATGGACCGGCAATTGAGGCAATTTCCCGAGGTTGAGTCTGTTTTCGGCAAGATCGGCCGCTCAACCACACCGACGGATCCGGCTCCTCTTTCCATGGTGGAAACCGTCGTCATCCTAAAACCAGAAGACCAGTGGCGACCGGGAATGACCTGGGATAAGATCGTCCAGGAGATGGATGAAGAACTCAGCTATCCTGGAATGCCCAACATATGGTGGATGCCTATCCAGACTCGGACGGAGATGTTGGCCACAGGAATTCGCAGTCCCTTGGGGATACAGGTGTTTGGACCAGATTTGACTGGAATTGAAGAAGTAGCAATTGAGATCGAACGCGTGCTTCTGGAAGATTCCCGGACGCGAAAGTATACTCGCAGCGCCTTTGCTGAGCGCCTGACCGGTGGATATTTCGTAGATTTCAATATCAAGCGCAAGGAAGCATCACGCTATGGTCTGACGGTTGGGGATGTGGAAGATATCATTATGTCGGCTATCGGTGGGATGAACATAACCCAAACTGTGGAAGGACGGGAACGGTATCCTGTCAATGTCCGGTATGCCCGGGAATACCGGGATGATCCGGAAATGTTGAAGAGGGTCCTGGTTCCCACTCCCACGAACGCCCAGGTTCCTATCACCCAACTCGTAGATATCGACTTTGTGACGGGACCACCCATGATCAGGAACGAGGACGGACAGTTGGTGGGATTTGTTTTTGTTGATGTAACGGACCGTGGTATTGCCGACTATGTGATGGACGCCCGAGCGGTGGTCTCGGAACGTGTCAATCTCCCGCCAGGTTACCGATTGGAGTGGGCAGGGCAGTTCAAGTATTTCGAGCGAGCCAAAGAGAAACTGAAGATTGTGGTACCGGTAACATTGATCATCGTTTTTTTCCTGCTGTATTTCAATACAAGATCGGTCGCGGAAACCCTTATCATTTTACTAGCTGTCCCCTTCTCACTCATTGGTGCTATCTGGCTCCTTTATCTGTTAGACTATAACATGAGTGTGGCTGTCTGGGTGGGACTGATAGCACTGGCAGGTATCGATGCGGAGACAGGTGTCATTATGCTACTGTATCTCAGACTTTCCCACAGAGATTGGAAAGATAAAGGGAAAATGAAGACCATGGCGGACCTGGAGGGGGCCATTGTCGAAGGCGCGGCCCAGCGAATTCGCCCCAAATTGATGGCGGTTCTTACCACCTTGATTGCTCTCCTGCCCATCATGTTCAGCCACGGTACAGGCGCCGACGTGATGCGACGGATTGTAGCACCGATGGTAGGTGGACTGATCACATCTTTCCTTCTGCAGCTGACCGTCTATCCAGCTATTTTTGCGCTGTGGAAAAAAGGGGAATTATCCGGAACAGTTAACAAGAATCGAGATGGTTTAGAGAGACGATCAGGAGGCGAGGACTAGAACAGGACCTTCTTCCTCTCGGCGAAAATAATTGATTTTCTGCAACATTTCTTAGTAGTCTTAATCTGCCGCTTAGTCGACGAGGAGTTCTAAAAACGCATCTGAATGGGGTTCAGGGGGTTGTCCCGACTTAAATCGGGGCGCCGCCCCGACTGTTATTTAGCCCGTCGAGAAACCAAGTTCTCGACGGGTCTTTTCATTTATACAAATTGATGTTGTGGGTTGATGACAGTGTTCAAACTTACTCAATATTGACCAAATCTAACGGATAACGGATATCAAATTGACGGATATCAGTTTGATACGTGTGAAAGGATGCGACGGGATTTCATTGCATTTTAAGTAACTTCAATTCATATTTCCGACGGCGGGTCTGAACCCATCTCGATGAAACATGCGATTAGGATTCAAGGACCCATTCTGGCGAACGCTTGGGCTCCTAGCTAAACGACCATGATAGGCCAAACCATTTCCCACTACAAGATTCTGGAAAAACTCGGTGAAGGTGGGATGGGTGTTGTTTACAAAGCCGAGGACCTTAAGCTGGACCGTTATGTTGCACTGAAGTTTCTTCCGGCTCACCTGAGCAGCAGCGATGAGGATAAGCAACGCTTCATCCATGAGGCGAAAGCCGCCTCGGCCTTGGAACACCCAAATATTATGACCATCCATGAAATTGATGACGCGGAAGGCGAAATCTTCATCGCCATGGAGTATGTTAAAGGTGAGACACTCAAGGACAAGTTGGAAAAGGGGCCCCTCAAGACAAAAGAACTGTTGAATATTGCCATCCCCGTGGCTGAGGGACTCAATGCCGCACACAGCAAAGAAATCATCCACCGGGACATCAAGTCCGAGAATATAATGATTTCCACCGAAGGACTGGTAAAG is drawn from Candidatus Neomarinimicrobiota bacterium and contains these coding sequences:
- a CDS encoding efflux RND transporter periplasmic adaptor subunit, yielding MKRILQLIRPYAFGVVITVILLGLSIFYWKGILRWFVGEEYALELSGASREFTAGPFTIATALKPDPPLVGKNRLDVHLKDRHGIPIEGAAIRIVTNPESREEVPDTKSMAEIHNAVILKENGQGDYRATFELSTEGTLTLVMDVRTVDGRHADFTFSTVPESAGLTFVQSSAAETGGAEGDIAYYTCSMHPSVRSNDPGTCPICAMDLVPVTREEAETGMVIVDARRRQLIGVKTGEVKRQDLVQTIRAIGKVTYDEARLTDVSLKFSGWIGEIFADYTGKFVRQGEPLFTIYSPELLTAQNEYLDGYKRSRDKGAERNGILKAAHTRLLLWDLTEDQITGLRQAGQASEYVPILSPASGVVVIKHVVRGSRIDAGKMFYRIADLATVWVEADVYEYELPLVRAGQEAIITLSYLPEWREKGRITYVYPYLDPKTRTARFRMEVPNPDGTLKPEMYANVELQIPLGERLTVPEGAVIYAGDTRLVFVDRGEGRLEPVRIKVGVKNKDVFEVLEGLQEGETVVTSANFLIAAESKMKAAVAKW
- a CDS encoding CusA/CzcA family heavy metal efflux RND transporter — translated: MVDRNENPSRNGIVGRIIATSARNPFLTFITVMAMALWGYYSLRNIPLDAIPDLSDVQVIVFTEWSGRSPDLVEDQITYPVATTLLAAPNVDFVRGQSFMGLSFVYVIFEDGTDMYWARSRVLEYLNSALGKLPEGVIPTIGPDATGVGWVFQYALVDRSGKHDLSELRTVQDWYLRYWLESVKGVAEVASVGGFVKQYQVNLDPNKVLAFNIPIQKIIQAIRRSNNDVGGRVIEIAGHEQFIRGRGYIKSKEDLEDIPLMVSESGIPVTLRDVATIQLGPDMRRGLAELNGDGETVGGIVVMRYGENALKVINNVKKRLEEVQVSLPEGVELVIVYDRSDLILRSIETLKRTLLEEMIVVSVVIAVFLMHARSALVPIVTLPIAVLLAFIPMVAQNLTANIMSLGGIAVAIGAMVDASIIIIENIHKKLEAWKSEGGAEDRTSVIIRAMQEVGPSVFFSLLVITVSFLPVFTLEHTEGRLFKPLAFTKTYSMAFASILAITLTPALAVMVIRGKIRSEKQNPLNRWLIAMYAPIVRFVVRHRLSVIAVTVLITIFTIPAFFRLGNEFMPPLNEGSILYMPTAVPGMSITEAGTILQSMDRQLRQFPEVESVFGKIGRSTTPTDPAPLSMVETVVILKPEDQWRPGMTWDKIVQEMDEELSYPGMPNIWWMPIQTRTEMLATGIRSPLGIQVFGPDLTGIEEVAIEIERVLLEDSRTRKYTRSAFAERLTGGYFVDFNIKRKEASRYGLTVGDVEDIIMSAIGGMNITQTVEGRERYPVNVRYAREYRDDPEMLKRVLVPTPTNAQVPITQLVDIDFVTGPPMIRNEDGQLVGFVFVDVTDRGIADYVMDARAVVSERVNLPPGYRLEWAGQFKYFERAKEKLKIVVPVTLIIVFFLLYFNTRSVAETLIILLAVPFSLIGAIWLLYLLDYNMSVAVWVGLIALAGIDAETGVIMLLYLRLSHRDWKDKGKMKTMADLEGAIVEGAAQRIRPKLMAVLTTLIALLPIMFSHGTGADVMRRIVAPMVGGLITSFLLQLTVYPAIFALWKKGELSGTVNKNRDGLERRSGGED